The genomic segment AGGCAGGGAGTTACATTCCGGGAGACAGCCCACCAGACGAGGTCATCGATGCCCATGTCGACGTGTTGAGCGGCAGTGAGTATGAGCGTGCCCAAAAGGTGGCGGCAGATACGAACGTCATCATCTACATCGATTATCGGGACGACCTCGACGAGCGCATCAAGGTACGGCACAAGGGCAAGACGTACAGCGTATCTGCCTTGATTTCGCAAGGTGGACTGGACGAGACACTCGCTCTGTACGCCAAGGAGGTGGAGTGATGGCTAATATTCGGGTGGATGTCGACATTTCCCGCGCGCTTAGTCGCCTTCGCAACTATGATAATGCGACCAAGAATAAGGTCAAAGTAGCGGTGCAAGCCTCGACGATGGCGATTGAGAGCGGTGCGAAACGACTGGCGCCTGTCGACACGGGGCAATTACGGTCGAGTATCAAAGGCAAGGTATCGGGTGGTGGGTATGAGGGGAACGTGACACCGACCGTTGAACATGCACCATTCGTGGAGTATGGGACGCGGAAAATGCCAGCGCAACCCTACATGCTACCCGCTGCTGAAGAAGAAGCACCTGTCTTTAACGCCGCGATTCGCCGGGCGGTGATGGAATGAATGGCATCTTATACGAATTACAGGTGGCGCTCTTGATGCGACTCAAGGCACTGGTCGGTGTACCGGTGTTCGATTACGTCGCTAAAGGGACTGCCTTGCCGTACGTCACGATCGGTGAATATACAGGCGTGCTGTTTGACGCAAAAGATTTTGACGGGCTCGAGCCGACGGTCACGCTCCATGCGTGGTCGGAAGCAAAGGGGAAAGCGGAAGCGATGAAACTACTCGCGAAGATGGAGGATGCCTTGCGCGATCCGTTACCACTGCGTGAAGGACATTCGGTAATCGTGCAGCGCCCCGAATTTCAGACAGTCTTACAAGAAGGTACGAATATCACATCATACAGCGGAGATGTGAACACCTATCATGGCGTTCTGCGTGTCCGCTTTAAAATTATTAAGGGAGTGATTTGATCATGGCACGAGGAATCGACTTTTTAATCATGGTAAACACAGGCACGTCGGAAGTTCCGGCTTACACGAAGGTCGGCGGACAGCGCGGCGGTACGATCAACTTCGAGACAGACACGATCGACCTCACGTCGAAAGATAGCGATGGTTGGTCATTCGAAGATTACGGCATCTCATCGTGGAACATCGAAGGTGACGGGATCTTCACGGAAGACGACACGACGCACGACGCACTCATCAACGCATTCATGAACAAGGAATCCTTGCTCGTCCGGTACAAGTACCCAAGCGGCAAAGCCTACGAAGGGTCAGTCATCGTCACAGAGTTTCCGATCGAAGCACCATACGATGATGTCGCGACGTACAGCGTGACACTCCAAGGGCAAGGCGCACCACTCAAAGTGCCAGCAGAATAACAACGACATACGGCGGTAGGGCAACTTACCGCCTTTTTTTTGTTGCATCACATACGCGAAAGCGAAAGGGGAACGACACAATGGCAACGATCCAACTCAACGGAAAAGAATACGAATTACATTTCAAGAACCGCGAACTCGATTTACTCGAAGAAACGACCGGACAATCGATGGAACAGTTTTTCGGGGAAGAACTCGCAAGCGGAAAAGTCAAGCCGATGTATACGCTTTTGCTGATTCTACTCAAGCGTCATGCGGACTTCGCATTGATGCCGCGTGAAGCCTTCCTCGACATCTTGGACGATGCTTTTGAAAGCGGCCTCGAGTTCGAACAAATCGGGGAAGCCATCAACGCGACGGTCGAGAAATCGGTTTTTATGAAGCAAGCACAGGCGAAATTACAAGCGCAGGAACTGGCGAAAGTGGCAAGCAAACCGAAAGCAAAACCAAAAGCGGTCAAGTAAACCACTACACGTTGATGCGGGACTGCATCCGTTATGCCGGCATAACACCAGCGGACTACTGGGACATGACGTACCGGGAGACGCTCATCACGCTCGAAGCGGCTGCTGAACGGCGGCTTGATCGATACGAGGACGAAGCGTCTTTCGCCATCATGAAACGGGTCGCGGACAACAAGAAGAACTTGAAACGGGACGATCTCTTCAAGCGCCCGAAACAAGGCAACTATGAAAAGAAAATCGTCACACTCGCAGAAAAACGCAACGAATTAGATTCACTGACAGCCGAACTCGGTTGGCTCCAGTGAGTAGGAAGGGGGAAACCTCATGGCGATGCAAGACATAACAGTACGGATTGCCGCCGACCTACGGGACTTTGCCAACGGCATGAACGAAGTACAAAGCCGCATGTCCAACATGGGACAGAAGCTATCGAGTACCGGTACAGCGATGGCGACGACGTTCGGGGCGGCAGGTGGTGCGATTGCGGCAGGACTCGGACTCGCAGTCAACAAGTCGATGGACTTCGAGGCGCAAGTCAGTCGGGTCGGGGCGATCTCGGGTGCGACAGGCAGTGAGCTCCAAGCCTTACGCGACTCTGCGCTCCAACTCGGGGCGTCCACGTCGAAATCCGCATCTGAAGTAGCGGTCGGGCAAGAAGCACTCGCTGCACTCGGCATGACTGCGACGGAAGTCGTCAGTGCGATGCCAGGTGTCATCAGTGCCGCTGAATCATCCGGTGCAGACATGGCACAGACGGCGGAAGTCATGGCGTCCGCGTTGAATATCTTCGGACTCGAGGCGTCTGAATCCTCGCGGGTTGCAGACATCTTGGCACAGACGGCGAACCAATCCGCCGCAGATATTGGGGATATGGGGTACGCGCTCAAATATGCAGGACCAGTCGCCGCGAACCTCGGCGTATCAATGGAAGAGTTATCCGCCTCCATCGGAATCATGACCAACGCTGGACTTGACGGATCGTCAGCAGGTACCGCATTACGTGCAGGACTCTTGTCACTCTTAAAACCGTCGAACGCGAATCAGAAGGTCATGGACAGTCTAGGGCTTTCGATGACGGATGCCAACGGGAAGTTTATCGGCTTAAAAGGCGTCGTCGAACAGCTGAACGGCTCGATGGACGGTATGACCAACGCACAGAAGACCGCAACACTCGCCTCACTCGTCGGGACGGAAGCCTCGTCCGGATTCCTTGCGCTCATGGCAGCAGGACCAGGCGAAATCGATAAGATGACGACCTCGCTCGAGAACAGCGGTGGGGCTTCAGCAACAGCGGCAGCGGCCATGAAAGATAACCTCAAAGGCGCGCTCGAAGAACTCGGTGGTGCGTTCGAGACGGCACAAATCACCATCGGGACGGCGTTGACACCCGCGATTCAAACAGTCGTCGCTGTCCTGCAAGGCTTGATGGACAAATTCAATGGATTGTCTCCTTCGATGCAATCCTTCATCGCAACGGGCGCCGCTGTCACAGCAGGCGTTCTTTTGCTCGTGGCAGGACTCGGGGGCATCCTCGTCGTCGCCGGGGCAGTCGCCTCTGGTATCGCGGCACTCGGGGGAGCGGCAGCCATCTTAGCTGGCGCACTCGCGGTCATCACGTCACCCGTCACCCTCGTCATTGCAGGACTCGTCGCCTTAGGTGCGGCATTCGTCGTGCTTTACAACAAATCGGAAACATTCCGGGCAGGCGTCACCTCGACATGGGAAGCAATCAAGTCGGCAGCGATGTCGGTCTTTAACTTCATCAAGCCATTCGTGATGCAAGCGATGGACGCCGTCGGTGCCTTCATCGGGCAGAAACTCGCGGAAATCAAAACGTTTTGGGACGAGAACGGGACGCAAATCCTCCAAGCAGTCACGAATGCGTGGAACATGATTAAAACAGCGATCTCGACCGCCATCGCGTTCCTTGCGCCGATTTTTCAAGCGGGCTTTATGGTCATCGTCTCCGTCGTCAAATCGACATGGGATGCCATTAAAAACGTCATCAATGGCGCGCTCGACATCATCAAGGGTGTCGTCAAAGTCTTCACAGGTGCGTTCACAGGCGACTTCTCGCTGATGTGGTCAGGCATCAAGCAAATCTTTACCGGTGCCCTGCAATTGATTTGGGGCGTCGTCAATCTGTACCTCGTCGGGAAGTTACTCGGACCACTCAAGACGTTCGCTTCGATGGGGAAAAGCGTCATCACAGGCGCCTGGTCCGCCATAAAGTCGGTCTTCACGAGTTCGCTCTCCGCGATTCGTTCGGGTGTCGCTTCGGGATTCAACGCGGCGAAGTCCGTCATCACGGGGGCGATGAGTAGCATTCGTTCTGCCGTTTCGTCGGCATGGTCGGCAGTCAAGTCGTCCATCTCGTCAGCAGTCGGTTCGATTAAGTCCAGCATCTCGTCCGGGTTCTCGACAGCGAAGTCCATTGTTTCAAACGCGATGTCTGCGATCAAGTCCGTCATCTCCAGTGTATGGAGTGCGGTCAAGTCCGTCATCTCATCCGCAATGTCCGCGATCAAGTCGGTCATCTCGTCCGGGTTCAACGCGGCGAAATCGGTCGTCTCGAGCGTCATCAATGCCATCAAGTCGGTCATTACGAATGGATTTAACAATGCCAAGTCCGCTGTGCAGACGGCAACGAACGCCATCAAAGCACTCGTCACAGGTGATTTCAACGCGTTAAAAGGTATCGTGTCAGGCGCGATGTCGAACGTAAAGAACGCCATCGTCAACGGCTGGAATTCCGCGAAGTCCTTCCTATCCGGTATCAATTTATCCGGCATCGGTAAGAACATCATTCAAGGGTTGATTAACGGGATTGGTTCGATGGCAGGTGCGGTTGCGTCGAAGATTAGTTCGATCGCTGACGGCATCAAGTCGAAAATCACGGGTGCCCTCGGCATCCACTCGCCGTCCCGCTGGATGAAAGACAACGTCGGGAAGCACATTCCGTCTGGTATCGCAGTCGGGATGCAAGCAAATGCGAAAGCGGCGACAGCAGCGGCAGCGAAACTGACGAAATCGATCACGGAACAGATGAAGAACGCAGAAGTGAAGTTTGACACGAAGAAACTCAGTGCTAGTGCCTACATCGCAGAGTTACGCAAAATTGATGCGGCGCATAAACTGACAGGCGACCAACAACGCAAGCTCAACAGCGAAATCTACGCCGCGCAACAAGTCGTCAAGAAACAGAACGCGGAAGCGCTGAAAGATAAATCGGACTTTTACAAAAAGCTCGACAGCATCAACGACTCGTTTGTTGAGAAATCGAAGAAGGTCGCCTCTGACCTGAAAGCGACGGAAGCGAAGTTGACGGCAGATTTTAACAAAGAGTTCGCAGACCGGAAGCGAAGCATCATGAACTTTACCTCGTTGTTCGACACGGTCGAAAAGAAAGCCATCGATCCGGCGGCAATGGTCAACGGATTGAAGACGCAGGTCGCAGCCATCAAGACATACAACAAATCCATCGAGGACCTGCGTGCGAAAGGCCTCTCGGATAAGTTGATGGATGAACTGCAAGCACAAGGCCCGAGTGGTGCGGCGGAACTGGAAGCGTTGACGAAACTCAACAGCGAACAGCTCGCCCAGTACCAGCATTACTACAACGCGAAACGTCAGCTCGCGCAAGAACAGGCGAAGAAAGAAACGGCGGACGAAAAAGCCGAACTCGCGGCGAAGGTCAAGGCAGAGGAAATGAAAGCGAAAGTGACCGTCCTCGGCTACCGCAACGAATGGATGAAACAGATTGCGGCACTCAAGTCCGCGACAGTCAAATCGACCGGCGGTCTCTCGCCCGGCATGAAAGACGCAGGGAAGCAAGCCATCGCCGGCATGATCAAAGGGATGGACAGTATGAAAGGTCCGCTCGCAAGTGCTGCGGAGCAACTCGCTAAACTTGTTGCCGCGACGACGAAGAAGACGCTCAATATCCACTCGCCGTCACGCGTCATGGAAGCCCTCGGCGGCTTTACAGGCGAAGGGATGGCAAACGGGATCGCGAAGTCACGCTCGCTCGTCGAAAAAGCGGTCCACTCGCTTTCGTCCGCCGCACAAGCAGGCGTCGCTATTCAAGCACAAACCAATGGCACGTATGCCCTTGAGACGACAGGCACACCGATCTATGTCGAGAACGTGATGATGATGGACGGTCGGGAAATCGGACGCGTCGTCCAGCCGTACGTCGACCAAGGACAGCAGAGTAAAACGCAAATCAAGTCGTACTTCGGGGGGAATCGCTAATGTTTTTGACAATCGAGACGCTCGAGGGACAGACCTACAAGTTGGATGACGACAAATACCGCATCCATACGCTCGATTTTAAAGTGTCATCCCCGGAGTACAATCACCAATCCGACAACATCGAAGGGCGCGACGGACAGATTGACCTCGGGAGCAGCTACAAGAAGCGGAAATTGACCGCAGAACTGTACCTCAAGGCGTCGAGCATGGCATCATATGCGCTCTACCGGGACCAAGTCTTCAAATTGTTTAAATCGAAAAAAGCATTTTACATCACCGAATCACGCACGCCGTGGAAACGATGGCTCGTCAAGGTGACGAATAGCTTTGAACTCGACCAGACACGCATTTATGGGGTGTTTACGGTCGAAATGGAGACAAGTGGCTTACCGTACGTCGAGAGTCGAGCGACGACACAACAACCGCTCGTCTGGATGGACAATGGATGGTTTTGGGGTGCCGGCATTTCGTGGGGCGACGGCATGGATCAATACAATGTCGTCAATGACACGGAGTTCGTCATCCCGAACTATGGGGACGTCGTCGTCGACCCGCGTCAGATGGGCCTCGTGATTCGCTTTAACGGGGCATCGAGTAACTTGACACTGACCAACCTTACGACAGGTGAGACGTTTGTCTATTACGGCACGACGGGAGCGAGTGACACCTTGGTCTTAGATGGTGTCCGCGTCCTTAAAAACGACATCAGCGTCGTCCGACAGACGAATTATGGTCTGTTGACGATGGCGATTGGCAACAATGATTTTCTCGTCGAGGGTGTGCTTGGGAACTTCACGCTCTCGTTCGAGTTTCGATTTTATTACCTCTAGGAAAGGAGCGGTTCGATGCTCATAGTCACCGACCTACTCGGCAATTCCGAACGCATCGTCTCGGTGCGCGATCTACAAAGGAAACGTCGCGTCAACGGGGAGCGCGAGCTCTCCTTTACATTGCTACGTTCAGATATCGACACGATCGGCTTTGACCTTGTGCAAGAAGAGAGTGAGATCCTGTTCGACGGCGATACCTATATCATCAAACAACTGAAAGAAATCGGGAGTGGCGACCGGACGTACAAGCAAGTCGATGCCGTCCACGCCTTTTTCCCGAAGTTGATTGACCAGTACAAGCATGAGACGACGAGTGGCACGAAGACCTTCGCGCAAGCCTTGGCGTTTGTGTTCGACGGCTCTGGCTATACCTACACGTTGTCCGGGACGTATGACACGGAATCGTTTGACAATCTTGGAGATGATAACCGGTTGGCATTGTTCCAGCAAATCCTTGGACGGTACGGGGGCGAGTTCGAACTCGTCGGCAACATCGTGGTCATACGTGAACAAATCGGTATCGAAACGGA from the Exiguobacterium oxidotolerans JCM 12280 genome contains:
- a CDS encoding phage head closure protein produces the protein MFDFRPHEIALVFPSTGGSYDEAGSYIPGDSPPDEVIDAHVDVLSGSEYERAQKVAADTNVIIYIDYRDDLDERIKVRHKGKTYSVSALISQGGLDETLALYAKEVE
- a CDS encoding HK97-gp10 family putative phage morphogenesis protein, whose protein sequence is MANIRVDVDISRALSRLRNYDNATKNKVKVAVQASTMAIESGAKRLAPVDTGQLRSSIKGKVSGGGYEGNVTPTVEHAPFVEYGTRKMPAQPYMLPAAEEEAPVFNAAIRRAVME
- a CDS encoding DUF3168 domain-containing protein, encoding MNGILYELQVALLMRLKALVGVPVFDYVAKGTALPYVTIGEYTGVLFDAKDFDGLEPTVTLHAWSEAKGKAEAMKLLAKMEDALRDPLPLREGHSVIVQRPEFQTVLQEGTNITSYSGDVNTYHGVLRVRFKIIKGVI
- a CDS encoding phage tail tube protein; amino-acid sequence: MARGIDFLIMVNTGTSEVPAYTKVGGQRGGTINFETDTIDLTSKDSDGWSFEDYGISSWNIEGDGIFTEDDTTHDALINAFMNKESLLVRYKYPSGKAYEGSVIVTEFPIEAPYDDVATYSVTLQGQGAPLKVPAE
- a CDS encoding phage tail tape measure protein, yielding MAMQDITVRIAADLRDFANGMNEVQSRMSNMGQKLSSTGTAMATTFGAAGGAIAAGLGLAVNKSMDFEAQVSRVGAISGATGSELQALRDSALQLGASTSKSASEVAVGQEALAALGMTATEVVSAMPGVISAAESSGADMAQTAEVMASALNIFGLEASESSRVADILAQTANQSAADIGDMGYALKYAGPVAANLGVSMEELSASIGIMTNAGLDGSSAGTALRAGLLSLLKPSNANQKVMDSLGLSMTDANGKFIGLKGVVEQLNGSMDGMTNAQKTATLASLVGTEASSGFLALMAAGPGEIDKMTTSLENSGGASATAAAAMKDNLKGALEELGGAFETAQITIGTALTPAIQTVVAVLQGLMDKFNGLSPSMQSFIATGAAVTAGVLLLVAGLGGILVVAGAVASGIAALGGAAAILAGALAVITSPVTLVIAGLVALGAAFVVLYNKSETFRAGVTSTWEAIKSAAMSVFNFIKPFVMQAMDAVGAFIGQKLAEIKTFWDENGTQILQAVTNAWNMIKTAISTAIAFLAPIFQAGFMVIVSVVKSTWDAIKNVINGALDIIKGVVKVFTGAFTGDFSLMWSGIKQIFTGALQLIWGVVNLYLVGKLLGPLKTFASMGKSVITGAWSAIKSVFTSSLSAIRSGVASGFNAAKSVITGAMSSIRSAVSSAWSAVKSSISSAVGSIKSSISSGFSTAKSIVSNAMSAIKSVISSVWSAVKSVISSAMSAIKSVISSGFNAAKSVVSSVINAIKSVITNGFNNAKSAVQTATNAIKALVTGDFNALKGIVSGAMSNVKNAIVNGWNSAKSFLSGINLSGIGKNIIQGLINGIGSMAGAVASKISSIADGIKSKITGALGIHSPSRWMKDNVGKHIPSGIAVGMQANAKAATAAAAKLTKSITEQMKNAEVKFDTKKLSASAYIAELRKIDAAHKLTGDQQRKLNSEIYAAQQVVKKQNAEALKDKSDFYKKLDSINDSFVEKSKKVASDLKATEAKLTADFNKEFADRKRSIMNFTSLFDTVEKKAIDPAAMVNGLKTQVAAIKTYNKSIEDLRAKGLSDKLMDELQAQGPSGAAELEALTKLNSEQLAQYQHYYNAKRQLAQEQAKKETADEKAELAAKVKAEEMKAKVTVLGYRNEWMKQIAALKSATVKSTGGLSPGMKDAGKQAIAGMIKGMDSMKGPLASAAEQLAKLVAATTKKTLNIHSPSRVMEALGGFTGEGMANGIAKSRSLVEKAVHSLSSAAQAGVAIQAQTNGTYALETTGTPIYVENVMMMDGREIGRVVQPYVDQGQQSKTQIKSYFGGNR
- a CDS encoding phage tail family protein, whose amino-acid sequence is MFLTIETLEGQTYKLDDDKYRIHTLDFKVSSPEYNHQSDNIEGRDGQIDLGSSYKKRKLTAELYLKASSMASYALYRDQVFKLFKSKKAFYITESRTPWKRWLVKVTNSFELDQTRIYGVFTVEMETSGLPYVESRATTQQPLVWMDNGWFWGAGISWGDGMDQYNVVNDTEFVIPNYGDVVVDPRQMGLVIRFNGASSNLTLTNLTTGETFVYYGTTGASDTLVLDGVRVLKNDISVVRQTNYGLLTMAIGNNDFLVEGVLGNFTLSFEFRFYYL